One stretch of Streptomyces hygroscopicus DNA includes these proteins:
- a CDS encoding short-chain dehydrogenase/reductase SDR, whose amino-acid sequence MTVAEEGAPVQPVTRMVWRLTELPRPAGPHPRLAGIRVLLIGGEEDIAAGVERELKEHGALVRREPDGPGPVDAIVDLTVGRAYDPDPAAFAGAWRQALTGTVTALRGVYDDWAAETTADRLFYLAVSYLGGGMGQHPRDGLEQPLGGIWAGLAKTLHREFPNVNARVVDIDLAASADLPGIVAAELGRTGEIEVGHRDGRRFTLTPEDRPVAAPVLTLGPQDTVLISGGGRGIGWELARSLAARHGVRVVVTGREPFPSGDEPWFGVDEAGWKRYEKEVWAGRTKGESPAKTRARLARTHRLWELATHLTRARREGLRVEYARCDFTDRAQVRELIRREDALEGGRLAGVVHNAGVDTSARLPKKTDEEILRTVEVKIEGFLNVFEEVRDRDLKFFCSVGSLTGRLGGMVGQLEYAAANDGLARLGQWAARRAAFPVMTLAWPTWDRIGLIANFAATLRYMAAIDVADGLERWRAELLGASEGEVTFVGPLGQAIDPGQAIGYPVVPALPGFATAYPKIFHLGEVTAYQPHARMTARVVLDPEHTPALGDFRVDGAPALPPSLLLENALRAAEWIVPEDFPALTAGVLEEIVVPLSLLRLDGPAIRLVREARGFHEGHNWVVEVRYRREGAGDGPEAGLRIVHETGAPRPPAPPGPTVRQTTTLRSGPPFLHWRGAVVPLCAWGVEPEGRLVAEVPRCPPADLWATPLVPGTALPVAALENVVRRCTTQGDGLSVTADPLILGRITPHSAERGPTRVEGDPSLGVWRITDADSGDPVATVSGLSGPLGNTTE is encoded by the coding sequence ATGACCGTGGCCGAGGAAGGCGCGCCGGTCCAGCCGGTGACCCGGATGGTGTGGCGGCTCACCGAGCTGCCGCGCCCCGCCGGGCCGCACCCCCGGCTCGCCGGGATACGGGTGCTGCTGATCGGCGGCGAGGAGGACATCGCCGCCGGTGTGGAGCGCGAACTGAAGGAACACGGCGCGCTGGTGCGCCGGGAGCCGGACGGCCCCGGCCCCGTGGACGCCATCGTCGACCTCACCGTGGGCCGGGCGTACGACCCGGACCCCGCCGCCTTCGCCGGGGCCTGGCGTCAGGCGCTGACCGGGACCGTGACCGCGCTGCGCGGCGTCTACGACGACTGGGCGGCGGAGACGACCGCGGACCGGCTGTTCTATCTCGCCGTCAGCTATCTCGGCGGCGGGATGGGCCAGCATCCGCGGGACGGTCTGGAGCAGCCCCTGGGCGGCATCTGGGCGGGGCTCGCCAAGACCCTGCACCGGGAGTTCCCCAATGTGAACGCCCGGGTCGTGGACATCGACCTGGCCGCCTCCGCCGACCTGCCCGGCATCGTCGCCGCCGAGCTCGGCCGCACCGGCGAGATCGAGGTCGGCCACCGGGACGGCCGCCGGTTCACCCTCACCCCCGAGGACCGGCCCGTGGCCGCGCCCGTCCTCACCCTCGGCCCCCAGGACACCGTGCTGATCTCCGGCGGCGGCCGGGGCATCGGCTGGGAGCTGGCCAGGTCGCTGGCCGCCCGGCACGGCGTACGGGTCGTGGTCACCGGCCGGGAGCCGTTCCCGAGCGGGGACGAGCCCTGGTTCGGCGTGGACGAGGCCGGGTGGAAGCGGTACGAGAAGGAGGTCTGGGCGGGCCGTACGAAGGGCGAGTCGCCCGCGAAGACCCGGGCCCGGCTCGCCCGCACCCACCGCTTGTGGGAGCTCGCCACCCATCTGACCCGCGCCCGGCGGGAGGGGCTGCGCGTCGAGTACGCGCGCTGCGACTTCACCGACCGAGCCCAGGTGCGCGAGCTCATCCGGCGCGAGGACGCGCTGGAGGGCGGCAGGCTCGCCGGAGTGGTGCACAACGCCGGAGTGGACACCTCCGCCCGGCTGCCGAAGAAGACCGACGAGGAGATCCTGCGCACCGTCGAGGTCAAGATCGAGGGCTTCCTCAATGTCTTCGAGGAGGTGCGCGACCGCGACCTGAAGTTCTTCTGCAGCGTCGGCTCCCTCACCGGACGCCTCGGCGGCATGGTCGGCCAGCTCGAATACGCCGCCGCCAACGACGGGCTGGCCAGGCTCGGCCAGTGGGCCGCCCGCCGGGCCGCGTTCCCCGTGATGACCCTCGCCTGGCCCACCTGGGACCGCATCGGGCTGATCGCCAACTTCGCCGCCACCCTGCGCTACATGGCCGCGATCGACGTGGCGGACGGGCTGGAGCGCTGGCGGGCCGAACTGCTGGGGGCCTCCGAGGGCGAGGTCACCTTCGTCGGGCCGCTGGGCCAGGCCATCGACCCGGGACAGGCCATCGGCTATCCCGTGGTGCCCGCGCTGCCCGGTTTCGCCACCGCCTATCCGAAGATCTTCCACCTCGGCGAGGTGACCGCCTACCAGCCGCACGCCCGGATGACGGCACGCGTCGTCCTCGACCCCGAACACACCCCCGCGCTCGGCGACTTCCGCGTCGACGGCGCCCCCGCGCTGCCGCCCTCCCTCCTGCTGGAGAACGCCCTGCGGGCCGCCGAATGGATCGTCCCGGAGGACTTCCCGGCGCTCACGGCCGGTGTTCTGGAGGAGATCGTGGTGCCGCTGTCGCTGCTGCGCCTGGACGGCCCCGCGATCCGGCTGGTCCGCGAGGCCCGCGGCTTCCACGAGGGGCACAACTGGGTCGTGGAGGTCCGCTACCGCCGGGAGGGGGCCGGGGACGGCCCCGAGGCCGGCCTGCGCATCGTCCACGAGACCGGCGCGCCACGGCCGCCCGCCCCGCCGGGCCCCACCGTCCGGCAGACCACCACCCTCCGCTCCGGGCCGCCGTTCCTGCACTGGCGCGGCGCCGTGGTGCCGCTGTGCGCATGGGGAGTGGAGCCGGAGGGCCGGCTGGTGGCCGAGGTTCCGCGCTGCCCGCCGGCCGACCTGTGGGCGACGCCCCTCGTGCCCGGGACGGCCCTTCCGGTCGCCGCGCTGGAGAACGTGGTGCGGCGGTGCACCACCCAGGGCGACGGGCTCTCGGTCACCGCCGACCCACTGATCCTCGGCCGCATCACACCGCACTCCGCCGAGCGCGGACCCACCCGCGTCGAGGGCGATCCCTCGCTCGGCGTCTGGCGGATCACCGACGCAGACTCCGGGGACCCCGTGGCGACCGTCTCGGGACTCTCCGGCCCGCTGGGAAACACCACGGAATAG